The following are encoded in a window of Massilia sp. R2A-15 genomic DNA:
- a CDS encoding DNA translocase FtsK, whose product MSKTSQSTNSSYTRNPTVRQPLPNRLVRLLSEARWIALAVLFLYFVIILLTYNKGDPGWSHDVVVPKAANMGGRAGAWLADLMLFIFGFSAWWWCVCFARLLWKDYRNLTQKLEDKQDEPEHQHEALIRWIGFVLLFAGSVGLEYLRMYTLRAQLPRAPGGVLGQLIGHSSSVAFGFTGATLLLLLLFGLGVSLFFHISWLSVAERIGAAIEVTIDWFRLRYQDREDRKQGEVAAVRREEVIEHERAKHVEKHVAAPPVKIEPQIAPVIVKSERVEKEKQAPLFRDLPGDSPLPPLSLLDEAAEYLETVSVETLEFTSRLIEKKLSDFGVDAKVVAAYPGPVVTRYEIEPATGVKGSQIVGLARDLARSLSLTSLRVVETIPGKNYMALELPNPKRQIVRLTEIVGSKMYNDSASPLTIALGKDIAGKPVIADLAKMPHLLVAGTTGSGKSVGINATILSLLYKSDPADVRLILIDPKMLEMSVYEGIPHLLAPVVTDMRQAGHALNWAVNEMERRYKLMSKLGVRNLAGYNAKIAEAAKREEHIPNPFSLTPDAPEPLEKLPTIVIIIDELADLMMVVGKKVEELIARIAQKARAAGLHLILATQRPSVDVITGLIKANIPTRIAFQVSSKIDSRTILDQMGAEALLGMGDMLYMPPGTGLPVRVHGAFVSDDEVHRVVKHLQSLGEPNYIEGILEGGTLEGEGGADGAPAGEGGGEADALYDQAVQVVLKNRRASISLVQRHLRIGYNRAARLLEQMENSGVVSAMQSNGNRDILVPAASAE is encoded by the coding sequence ATGTCAAAAACAAGCCAATCCACAAACTCCAGCTATACCCGCAATCCGACCGTCCGGCAGCCGCTGCCGAACCGCCTGGTGCGCCTGCTGTCCGAGGCGCGCTGGATCGCGCTGGCGGTGCTGTTCCTCTACTTCGTCATCATCCTGCTCACCTATAACAAGGGCGACCCGGGCTGGTCGCACGATGTCGTCGTGCCGAAGGCGGCCAACATGGGCGGCCGCGCGGGCGCCTGGCTGGCCGACCTGATGCTGTTCATCTTCGGCTTTTCCGCCTGGTGGTGGTGCGTCTGCTTCGCCCGGCTGCTGTGGAAGGACTATCGGAACCTGACGCAAAAGCTCGAGGACAAGCAGGACGAGCCGGAACACCAGCACGAGGCGCTGATCCGCTGGATCGGCTTCGTGCTGCTGTTTGCCGGCAGCGTCGGCCTCGAATACCTGCGCATGTACACGCTGCGCGCGCAGCTGCCGCGCGCTCCGGGCGGCGTGCTGGGCCAGCTGATCGGCCATTCGTCCAGCGTCGCCTTTGGATTCACCGGCGCGACCCTGCTGCTGTTGCTGCTGTTCGGCCTGGGCGTGAGCCTGTTCTTCCACATCTCCTGGCTGTCGGTGGCCGAGCGCATCGGCGCCGCGATCGAGGTGACGATCGACTGGTTCCGCCTGCGCTACCAGGATCGCGAAGACCGCAAACAGGGCGAAGTGGCGGCGGTCAGGCGCGAGGAGGTGATCGAGCACGAACGCGCCAAGCACGTCGAGAAGCACGTCGCCGCGCCGCCGGTCAAGATCGAGCCGCAGATCGCGCCGGTCATCGTCAAGTCGGAGCGCGTCGAGAAGGAAAAACAGGCGCCGCTGTTCCGCGACCTGCCGGGCGATTCGCCGCTCCCGCCGCTGTCGCTGCTCGACGAAGCGGCCGAATACCTGGAAACCGTATCGGTCGAGACGCTGGAATTTACCAGCCGCCTGATCGAGAAGAAGCTGTCGGACTTCGGCGTGGACGCCAAGGTGGTGGCGGCCTATCCGGGCCCGGTGGTCACGCGCTACGAGATCGAGCCGGCCACCGGCGTGAAGGGCAGCCAGATCGTCGGCCTGGCGCGCGACCTGGCGCGTTCGCTGTCGCTTACCTCGCTGCGGGTGGTCGAGACCATCCCGGGCAAGAACTACATGGCGCTGGAGCTGCCGAATCCTAAGCGCCAGATCGTGCGCCTGACCGAAATCGTCGGCTCGAAGATGTACAACGACAGCGCCTCGCCGCTGACCATCGCGCTGGGCAAGGACATCGCCGGCAAGCCGGTGATCGCCGACCTGGCCAAGATGCCGCACCTGCTGGTGGCAGGTACCACCGGCTCCGGTAAATCGGTGGGCATCAACGCCACCATCCTGTCGCTGCTGTATAAGAGCGACCCGGCCGACGTGCGCCTGATCCTGATCGACCCGAAGATGCTGGAGATGTCGGTGTACGAAGGCATCCCGCACCTGCTGGCGCCGGTGGTGACCGACATGCGCCAGGCCGGCCACGCGCTGAACTGGGCGGTCAACGAGATGGAGCGCCGCTACAAGCTGATGTCCAAGCTGGGCGTGCGTAACCTGGCCGGCTACAACGCCAAGATCGCCGAGGCGGCCAAGCGCGAGGAGCACATCCCGAATCCGTTCTCGCTGACGCCGGACGCGCCGGAGCCGCTGGAGAAGCTGCCGACCATCGTCATCATCATCGACGAGCTGGCCGACCTGATGATGGTCGTTGGTAAAAAGGTCGAGGAACTGATCGCCCGTATCGCCCAGAAGGCGCGCGCGGCCGGCCTGCACCTGATCCTGGCGACGCAGCGGCCGTCGGTGGACGTGATCACGGGCCTGATCAAGGCGAACATCCCGACCAGGATCGCGTTCCAGGTGTCGTCCAAGATCGACTCGCGCACCATTCTCGACCAGATGGGCGCCGAAGCGCTGCTCGGCATGGGCGACATGCTGTACATGCCGCCGGGGACCGGCTTGCCGGTGCGCGTGCACGGCGCGTTCGTTTCGGACGACGAAGTGCATCGAGTTGTAAAACATTTACAATCGCTCGGCGAACCGAATTACATTGAAGGCATTCTCGAAGGCGGCACGCTGGAAGGCGAAGGCGGGGCCGACGGGGCGCCGGCGGGCGAGGGCGGCGGCGAGGCCGATGCGCTGTACGACCAGGCGGTGCAGGTGGTGCTGAAGAACCGCCGCGCGTCGATCTCGCTGGTGCAGCGGCATCTGCGGATCGGCTACAACCGTGCCGCGCGCCTGCTCGAGCAGATGGAAAACAGCGGCGTGGTGTCGGCGATGCAGTCGAACGGCAACCGGGATATTCTGGTGCCGGCCGCCAGCGCCGAGTAA
- the serS gene encoding serine--tRNA ligase, which yields MIDIQLLRKDIDNVATRLASRKFVLDVAGFNALEAERKAIQMRTEELQGKRNSLSKQIGMLKGKGEDTTAVMAEVAGLGDELKANETSLSEVQAKLAAFMESVPNLPHASVPAGLDETGNVEVRKVGTPPAFDFEVKDHVDVGAALGLDFEVATKLTGSRFSVMKGGIARLHRALAQYMLNTHTGEHGYTECYTPYMVNADSMRGTGQLPKFEADLFSVKKGGAEGEGETFYLIPTSEVTLTNIVRDEIVAADELPIKMTAHTPCFRSEAGSYGRDTRGMIRQHQFDKVELVQIAHPEKSYEVLEEMVGHAEAILKSLGLPYRVMSLCTGDMGFGAAKTYDLEVWLPAQNTYREISSLSNMEAFQARRMQARFRNAQGKPELLHTLNGSGLAVGRTLVAILENYQQADGSVVIPEALRPYMGGLEKLVPAA from the coding sequence ATGATAGACATTCAACTTCTCCGCAAAGACATTGACAATGTCGCCACCCGCCTGGCAAGCCGCAAGTTTGTGCTCGACGTGGCAGGATTCAACGCCCTCGAAGCCGAACGTAAGGCGATCCAGATGCGCACCGAAGAACTGCAAGGCAAGCGCAACTCGCTGTCGAAGCAGATCGGCATGCTCAAGGGCAAAGGCGAAGACACCACTGCGGTAATGGCCGAAGTGGCCGGCTTGGGCGACGAGCTCAAGGCCAACGAGACGTCGCTGTCGGAAGTGCAGGCCAAGCTGGCCGCCTTCATGGAATCGGTGCCGAACCTGCCGCACGCCTCCGTGCCGGCCGGCCTCGATGAAACCGGCAACGTCGAAGTGCGCAAGGTCGGTACGCCGCCCGCATTCGATTTCGAGGTGAAGGACCACGTCGACGTCGGCGCCGCGCTCGGCCTCGATTTCGAAGTCGCCACCAAGCTGACCGGTTCGCGCTTTTCCGTCATGAAGGGCGGCATCGCCCGCCTGCACCGCGCGCTGGCGCAGTACATGCTCAACACCCACACCGGCGAGCATGGCTACACCGAGTGCTACACGCCGTACATGGTCAACGCCGACTCGATGCGCGGCACTGGTCAGCTGCCGAAGTTCGAAGCCGACCTGTTCTCGGTGAAGAAGGGCGGCGCGGAAGGCGAGGGCGAGACCTTCTACCTGATCCCGACGTCGGAAGTGACGCTGACCAATATTGTGCGCGACGAAATCGTCGCCGCCGACGAACTGCCGATCAAGATGACCGCGCACACGCCGTGCTTCCGCTCCGAGGCCGGCAGCTACGGCCGCGACACGCGCGGCATGATCCGCCAGCACCAGTTCGACAAGGTGGAGCTGGTGCAGATCGCGCATCCGGAAAAATCATACGAGGTACTTGAAGAGATGGTCGGCCACGCCGAAGCGATCCTCAAGAGCCTGGGCCTGCCGTACCGCGTGATGTCGCTGTGCACCGGCGACATGGGTTTCGGCGCAGCGAAGACCTACGACCTGGAAGTGTGGCTGCCGGCGCAGAACACGTATCGCGAGATTTCGTCGCTGTCGAACATGGAGGCATTCCAGGCGCGGCGCATGCAGGCGCGCTTCCGCAACGCGCAGGGCAAGCCGGAGCTGCTGCATACGCTCAACGGCTCGGGCCTGGCGGTTGGGCGCACGCTGGTGGCGATCTTGGAGAACTACCAGCAGGCCGATGGCAGCGTGGTGATTCCTGAAGCGCTGCGCCCGTACATGGGCGGGCTGGAGAAGCTGGTCCCGGCCGCCTGA
- the trxB gene encoding thioredoxin-disulfide reductase codes for MTTTKHAKVLILGSGPAGYSAAVYAARANLNPMLVTGVEQGGQLMTTTDVENWPGDPMGVQGPDLMQRLLQHAERFKTDVIFDHIHTAFLNETPIRLLGDSHEFTCDALIISTGASAQYLGLPSEQAFMGKGVSACATCDGFFYRGQEVAVVGGGNTAVEEALYLSNIATKVTIIHRRDKFRAEPILIDRLKAKAAEGKIVIKYNHTLDEVTGDDSGVTGINIKSTENGAITKMPVHGLFVAIGHKPNTSIFEGQLDMHNGYIKTRTGLEGMATATNIPGVFAAGDVQDHIYRQAITSAGTGCMAALDAQRYLEALED; via the coding sequence ATGACCACTACCAAACACGCCAAAGTCCTGATTCTCGGCTCCGGGCCGGCAGGCTACAGCGCCGCCGTGTACGCCGCGCGCGCCAACCTGAACCCGATGCTGGTGACCGGCGTCGAGCAAGGCGGCCAGCTGATGACCACCACCGACGTCGAAAACTGGCCGGGCGACCCGATGGGCGTGCAAGGTCCGGACCTGATGCAGCGCCTGCTGCAGCACGCCGAGCGCTTCAAGACCGACGTGATCTTCGACCACATCCACACCGCCTTCCTGAACGAGACGCCGATCCGCCTGCTGGGCGACAGCCACGAATTCACCTGCGACGCGCTGATCATCTCGACCGGCGCCTCGGCCCAGTACCTCGGTCTGCCGTCGGAGCAGGCCTTCATGGGCAAGGGCGTGTCGGCCTGCGCCACCTGCGACGGCTTCTTCTACCGCGGCCAGGAAGTGGCCGTGGTCGGCGGCGGCAATACCGCGGTCGAAGAGGCGCTGTACCTGTCTAACATCGCCACCAAGGTCACCATCATCCACCGCCGCGACAAGTTCCGCGCCGAGCCGATCCTGATCGACCGCCTCAAGGCCAAGGCGGCCGAAGGCAAGATCGTCATCAAGTACAACCACACGCTCGACGAAGTGACCGGAGACGACAGCGGCGTCACCGGCATCAACATCAAGTCGACCGAAAACGGCGCCATCACCAAAATGCCGGTGCACGGCCTGTTCGTGGCGATCGGGCACAAGCCGAACACCAGCATCTTCGAAGGCCAGCTTGATATGCACAACGGCTACATCAAGACCAGGACCGGCCTCGAAGGCATGGCCACTGCCACCAACATCCCGGGCGTGTTCGCTGCCGGCGACGTGCAGGACCACATCTACCGCCAGGCCATTACCAGCGCAGGCACCGGCTGCATGGCCGCCCTGGATGCGCAGCGCTACCTGGAAGCGCTGGAAGACTGA
- a CDS encoding Crp/Fnr family transcriptional regulator: protein MVDVSPIKSDTPSAPHNIKVSPGKSAWLCGARQNEVLADLPHEELSALASHLDLVELSVGADLFTMGQKLAYVYFPTTAIVSLQYVSADGASTEIAVISREGVVGMSLFIGELATSNAVVQNMGYAFRVRTEVLREAFGQGGALPQVFMRYANSLFTQLAQNAVSSQHGTIEQKVCRWLLDRLDRSGSNELKVTQGLISLMLGVRRESITAAAHKLQAAGLIQYRRGTILIVDRAGLEDQAGECYAVAKTVGHRAAPVTPQCEQAAPPSGRAGS, encoded by the coding sequence ATGGTCGATGTTTCACCTATCAAAAGCGACACCCCGTCAGCGCCTCACAATATTAAAGTTTCTCCTGGTAAATCAGCATGGCTGTGCGGCGCAAGACAAAACGAAGTGCTGGCAGACTTGCCGCACGAGGAGCTTTCGGCGCTCGCCAGTCACCTCGATTTAGTCGAGCTTTCAGTCGGTGCCGACCTGTTCACGATGGGCCAAAAACTGGCCTACGTCTACTTTCCGACGACCGCAATCGTCTCACTTCAATACGTGTCCGCTGATGGCGCATCGACGGAAATTGCGGTAATTAGTCGGGAGGGTGTAGTCGGAATGTCGCTATTCATAGGTGAGCTGGCGACGAGCAACGCCGTGGTTCAGAATATGGGTTATGCATTTCGGGTGAGGACTGAAGTTCTTCGTGAGGCGTTCGGGCAAGGAGGTGCGTTGCCGCAGGTATTCATGCGATATGCTAATTCCCTGTTTACCCAATTGGCGCAAAATGCGGTAAGCAGCCAGCACGGCACTATTGAGCAGAAGGTATGTCGCTGGCTCCTGGACCGGCTTGACCGCTCCGGGTCGAACGAACTGAAGGTGACGCAAGGGCTCATTTCGCTAATGCTCGGAGTCCGACGAGAGAGTATCACTGCCGCCGCCCATAAGCTACAGGCTGCCGGGCTTATCCAATACCGCCGCGGAACCATCCTGATCGTCGATCGTGCAGGCCTTGAAGATCAGGCCGGCGAGTGCTACGCAGTCGCAAAGACAGTGGGCCATCGAGCGGCACCCGTAACACCCCAATGCGAGCAGGCGGCACCGCCTTCGGGACGAGCAGGCAGTTGA
- a CDS encoding Smr/MutS family protein, with amino-acid sequence MGLKDFADLKSLRDTLKEQEQARAIEKAEREKREQKAKEEANVFHSATKGIKPMPESNRYVAPMARIPVRGAPVKPRTVEEDNAAVLRESLSDQFDVEGMLDDDPTVSYSAPGVGPDVARKLRKRHWPVQDELDLHDMTRDTARDQVGDFLRRAMKRGLRCVRVIHGKGYGSAGGEPVLRPIVHSWLVQKDEVVAFCVAGKRDGGHGALIVLLRPALDR; translated from the coding sequence ATGGGCCTGAAAGACTTCGCCGACCTGAAATCCTTGCGCGATACGCTCAAGGAGCAGGAACAGGCACGCGCGATCGAAAAGGCCGAGCGCGAAAAGCGCGAGCAGAAGGCGAAGGAAGAAGCGAACGTGTTCCACAGCGCCACCAAGGGCATCAAGCCGATGCCCGAGTCGAACCGGTACGTGGCGCCGATGGCGCGCATCCCTGTTCGGGGCGCCCCTGTCAAACCGCGCACGGTCGAAGAGGACAATGCGGCGGTGCTGCGCGAGTCGCTGTCGGACCAGTTCGACGTCGAAGGCATGCTCGACGACGATCCGACCGTCAGCTATTCGGCGCCCGGCGTCGGTCCCGACGTGGCGCGCAAGCTGCGCAAGCGGCACTGGCCGGTGCAGGACGAACTCGACCTGCACGACATGACCCGCGATACCGCGCGCGACCAGGTGGGCGACTTTTTGCGCCGCGCGATGAAGCGTGGGCTGCGCTGCGTGCGCGTCATCCACGGCAAAGGCTACGGCTCGGCCGGCGGCGAACCGGTACTGCGTCCGATAGTCCACAGCTGGCTGGTACAAAAGGACGAAGTCGTCGCCTTCTGCGTTGCCGGCAAACGCGATGGCGGCCACGGCGCCCTCATCGTCCTCCTCAGGCCCGCACTCGATCGCTAA
- a CDS encoding replication-associated recombination protein A: MDDLFKNEPAAPLAEALRPRTIDEVIGQSHLLGPGKPLNLVFKSGKPHSMILWGPPGVGKTTLARLTAHAFDCEFIALSAVLSGVKDIRAAIEQAEHYLAGGKHTILFIDEIHRFNKSQQDALLPFVESGLVTLIGATTENPSFEVNSALLSRSQVYVLKALTDAEMLQLLARAQERVLKHLKFDDVAIATLIGYADGDARRFLNLLEQTKTSAETSGLTQITGEFVDNALTLNSRRFDKGGDNFYDQISALHKSVRGSHPDAALYWLCRMLDGGADPQYLLRRIVRMAWEDIGIADPRAIQLANDAAATYERLGSPEGELALGQCVIYLAMAAKSNAGYNAYNRAVAFVKKDKSREVPVHLRNAPTKLMKELGYGHEYRYAHDEPHAYAAGESYLPEGMAEPGWYEPVPRGIEAKIAEKLAWLRSLDDDARG, encoded by the coding sequence ATGGATGACCTGTTCAAGAACGAGCCCGCTGCGCCGCTGGCCGAAGCCCTGCGCCCGCGGACCATCGACGAAGTGATCGGCCAAAGCCACCTGCTGGGCCCCGGCAAGCCGCTGAACCTGGTATTCAAGTCCGGCAAGCCGCACTCGATGATCCTGTGGGGTCCGCCCGGCGTCGGCAAGACCACGCTGGCGCGCCTGACCGCGCATGCGTTCGACTGCGAATTCATCGCGCTGTCGGCGGTGCTGTCGGGCGTGAAGGACATCCGCGCCGCGATCGAGCAGGCCGAGCACTATCTGGCCGGCGGCAAGCACACCATCCTGTTCATCGACGAGATCCATCGCTTCAACAAGTCGCAGCAGGACGCGCTGCTGCCGTTCGTCGAATCGGGCCTGGTCACGCTGATCGGCGCCACCACCGAGAACCCTTCGTTCGAAGTCAACTCGGCGCTGTTGTCGCGCTCGCAGGTCTATGTGCTCAAGGCGCTGACTGACGCGGAAATGCTGCAGCTGCTCGCGCGCGCGCAGGAGCGGGTGCTCAAGCACCTGAAGTTCGATGATGTGGCCATCGCCACCCTGATCGGTTACGCGGACGGCGACGCGCGCCGCTTCCTCAACCTGCTCGAGCAGACCAAGACCTCGGCAGAGACGTCCGGCCTGACGCAGATCACCGGCGAATTCGTCGACAATGCGCTGACCTTGAATTCGCGCCGCTTCGACAAGGGCGGCGACAACTTCTACGACCAGATATCGGCGCTGCACAAGTCGGTGCGCGGCTCGCATCCGGACGCCGCGCTGTACTGGCTGTGCCGCATGCTCGATGGCGGCGCCGATCCGCAGTACCTGCTGCGGCGCATCGTGCGCATGGCGTGGGAAGACATCGGCATCGCTGATCCGCGCGCGATCCAGCTTGCCAACGACGCGGCCGCGACCTACGAGCGGCTTGGGTCGCCCGAGGGCGAGCTGGCGCTGGGGCAGTGTGTGATCTATCTGGCGATGGCGGCCAAGAGCAACGCCGGCTATAACGCGTACAACCGGGCGGTGGCGTTCGTCAAGAAAGACAAGTCGCGCGAAGTGCCGGTGCACCTTCGCAATGCGCCGACCAAGCTGATGAAGGAGCTGGGCTACGGCCACGAGTACCGGTACGCGCACGACGAGCCGCATGCGTATGCGGCCGGCGAGTCCTATCTGCCGGAAGGCATGGCCGAGCCGGGCTGGTACGAGCCGGTGCCGCGCGGGATCGAGGCGAAGATCGCCGAGAAGCTGGCGTGGCTGCGCAGCCTGGATGACGACGCGCGCGGCTAG
- the lolA gene encoding outer membrane lipoprotein chaperone LolA: MLNKKNIVAPLLLAAAFALTGAAHASALEQFKSFVAGTKAARGEFTQQQIKKSETGKVTPPSTGTFLFARPGKFIWTYVKPYEQLLQADGESLYIYDKDLNQVTVKKLGSALGSSPAAILFGSNDLEKNFTLSEAGSRNGLEWLDAKPKAKDSTFEQISIGLRNGTPEAMELHDAFGQTSVLSFKKFEKNPQLTATQFKFVMPKGADVFNSDH; this comes from the coding sequence ATGCTAAACAAGAAAAATATTGTAGCCCCGCTGCTGCTAGCAGCAGCCTTTGCGCTGACCGGCGCTGCCCATGCGAGCGCATTGGAGCAGTTCAAGTCGTTCGTCGCCGGCACCAAAGCCGCGCGCGGCGAGTTCACCCAGCAGCAGATCAAGAAATCGGAAACCGGCAAGGTCACGCCGCCATCCACCGGCACCTTCCTGTTCGCCCGTCCGGGCAAGTTCATCTGGACGTACGTGAAGCCGTACGAGCAGTTGCTGCAGGCCGATGGCGAATCGCTGTACATCTACGACAAGGACCTGAACCAGGTGACGGTCAAGAAGCTGGGCAGCGCGCTGGGCTCGTCGCCGGCGGCGATCCTGTTTGGCAGCAATGACCTGGAAAAGAATTTCACGCTGAGCGAAGCGGGCAGCCGCAACGGGCTCGAATGGCTCGATGCCAAGCCGAAGGCCAAGGATTCGACGTTCGAGCAGATCAGCATCGGCCTGCGCAACGGCACGCCGGAAGCGATGGAGCTGCACGACGCGTTCGGGCAGACCTCGGTGCTGTCGTTCAAGAAGTTCGAAAAGAATCCTCAGCTGACGGCGACGCAGTTCAAGTTCGTGATGCCGAAGGGCGCCGACGTCTTTAATTCCGACCACTAA
- a CDS encoding bifunctional diguanylate cyclase/phosphodiesterase, which translates to MKKYSKRTLREIEPHASVSLALLLDNLPGAVYRCLNDEHRTMEFVSEGVEELTSYSPAEFTARSTLTFASLIHRDDRAETDKQMQIAIASRRSFKVSYRILTRGGDIKWVEDQGMAVVDERGKIRALEGFVSDITPARKSEALLREQAALLDHTRDAIFVMDMGGCVTYWNKGAERLYGWAAPQVLGQHYNDVFSASAELFRIAYDATMLQGEWRGDCTQLDRFGHTVEAEVQWTLVTTDDGRPPKILTVASDISERKSTEATMARLAFFDSLTELPNRASLLDQLRKALLRSAREQTIGAIMFCDLDNFKALNDSAGHAVGDLLLQAVARRLQTTVRETDVVARLGGDEFIIMLPPSYQTYDEAALHADTVAENILASLASPVQVAGGVQWISTSIGITLICGATDSVESALMKADSAMYQAKNAGRNTFRFFDPKMQAAMSARLQLERDLQGALIADQFVLYYQPQMDSTGSITGAEALIRWRKANGHLSYPLEFIRAAESTGQIVEIGRWVLETACRVLADWTTHPETAMLSLSVNISPRQFVEASFVPMAEAIFAETGANLRRLKFELTESLLVADVRTTAAKMEYLKSLGITFSLDDFGTGYSSLSYLRKLPLDELKIDSSFMRDVLTNQNDASIVRSIIGLGESLGLNVIAEGVETVGQREFLRLAGCHAYQGFLYEKALPNERFMRYAATLQ; encoded by the coding sequence ATGAAGAAATACTCCAAGCGCACGCTCAGAGAAATCGAACCGCACGCCTCGGTCTCTTTAGCGCTCCTGTTAGACAATCTACCAGGCGCGGTGTACCGATGCTTGAACGATGAACACAGGACAATGGAGTTCGTAAGCGAAGGGGTGGAGGAACTAACCTCCTACTCGCCAGCAGAGTTTACCGCGCGCTCAACTCTGACATTTGCCAGCCTCATCCACCGGGATGACCGTGCCGAAACGGACAAGCAGATGCAGATCGCCATCGCTTCCCGGCGGTCATTCAAGGTCAGCTATCGAATTCTCACTCGCGGCGGAGATATCAAATGGGTGGAAGACCAAGGAATGGCCGTGGTGGACGAACGCGGCAAAATTCGTGCCTTAGAGGGTTTTGTATCAGACATTACCCCAGCGAGAAAATCAGAGGCGCTGCTGCGCGAGCAAGCGGCACTGCTTGACCACACTCGAGATGCCATATTCGTGATGGATATGGGTGGGTGCGTAACCTATTGGAACAAAGGCGCGGAGCGCCTCTACGGGTGGGCTGCGCCCCAAGTGCTCGGACAACACTACAACGACGTGTTCAGCGCGTCCGCGGAGCTCTTTCGAATTGCTTATGACGCCACGATGCTGCAAGGCGAATGGCGGGGAGATTGTACTCAGCTCGATCGATTTGGACACACAGTTGAAGCCGAAGTTCAATGGACGCTTGTCACAACGGATGATGGGCGTCCGCCAAAGATACTCACCGTTGCGTCGGACATCAGCGAGCGAAAGTCCACAGAAGCGACGATGGCGCGCCTCGCATTTTTCGACTCTTTGACCGAGCTGCCCAATCGCGCGAGTCTCCTCGATCAGCTGCGCAAGGCACTGCTCCGCAGCGCACGCGAGCAAACGATCGGCGCGATCATGTTTTGCGATCTCGATAATTTCAAAGCGCTTAACGATTCCGCTGGCCACGCCGTCGGCGATCTATTGCTGCAGGCGGTCGCGCGAAGACTTCAAACAACTGTTCGTGAAACTGACGTCGTTGCGCGTCTCGGAGGCGACGAGTTCATCATCATGCTTCCCCCGAGCTATCAGACCTATGACGAGGCGGCGCTGCATGCGGACACTGTTGCCGAGAACATCCTTGCGAGCTTGGCATCGCCAGTTCAAGTGGCTGGTGGCGTCCAATGGATTTCGACCAGCATCGGCATAACACTCATTTGTGGCGCCACCGATAGTGTCGAGTCAGCATTGATGAAAGCCGATTCCGCGATGTACCAGGCCAAAAACGCTGGTCGCAATACCTTTCGATTTTTTGATCCTAAAATGCAGGCCGCAATGAGTGCGCGCTTGCAACTTGAACGCGATCTGCAAGGCGCCTTGATCGCAGATCAATTTGTGCTCTACTATCAGCCTCAAATGGATTCAACTGGTTCAATTACCGGTGCTGAAGCATTAATTCGATGGCGCAAGGCGAATGGTCACCTCTCCTATCCTCTGGAATTTATCCGGGCCGCCGAATCGACCGGTCAAATTGTCGAAATAGGTAGATGGGTGCTGGAGACGGCTTGTCGTGTACTTGCCGATTGGACCACGCACCCAGAAACCGCAATGTTGTCGCTCTCCGTCAACATCAGCCCCCGTCAATTTGTAGAGGCGAGTTTCGTACCGATGGCGGAGGCAATCTTCGCTGAAACCGGCGCCAATCTTCGGCGACTCAAATTTGAACTCACCGAAAGCCTCCTGGTAGCCGATGTGAGAACGACGGCGGCGAAGATGGAGTATCTCAAGTCGCTCGGAATCACTTTCTCCCTTGACGATTTTGGCACTGGCTATTCCTCCTTGAGCTATCTTCGAAAACTTCCCCTCGACGAACTGAAGATTGACAGTTCCTTCATGCGCGATGTCTTAACCAATCAGAACGATGCGTCGATAGTCCGATCAATTATCGGTCTAGGTGAAAGCCTCGGCTTGAACGTCATCGCCGAAGGCGTCGAAACGGTGGGACAGCGAGAGTTCCTGCGCCTGGCGGGCTGCCACGCGTATCAAGGATTCTTGTACGAAAAAGCGCTACCAAATGAACGATTCATGCGTTACGCAGCGACCCTTCAATGA